The genome window AGTTTACCAATTGCTGAAATTACACTTGAACGAAATGGGGCTAGTGCCGTAATTTTAGCATCCGAAAATTCAACCAATCCTACTTTTTCTGGAATTGAAGATATTGCAGGATTACCAAAAACAGATTTTAGACTTTTTGGAAAACCAACATCAAGACCCTACAGAAGAATGGGCGTTGTGTTAAATTATGACAATTTAGATTCTCCAATTGAAGAAATTGTAGAACGAGCAAAAAAAATTGCTACATTAGTAAAAGTAAATAGTTAAAAAATGAAAAAATTAGTTCTATTCTTTTTCTTTTTAAGTTTTTTTAATGGTTTTTCGCAAGAGAAAAAAACTGAAGAAAAGAGAATCGTTGAAGTGTCATGTGGTCAGTGCAAATTTGCTATGACTGAAAAAAAGGGCTGTGATTTAGCGGTTCGTATCGATGGAAAATCCTATTTCGTTGAAGGAACTACCATAGACGATCATGGTGATGCTCACGCTGATGATGGTTTTTGCTTTGCAATTCGAAAAGCGGAGGTTATTGGAGAAATAAAAGACAATAAATTTGTTGTAACCTATTTCAAATTACTTCCAGAAAAGAAAAAGTAATAAAATTTCACAGTATATTAAAAACACGTTTCATCTCATTTAGTTGAAGAAACGTGTTTTTTTTATTTAATTATACCAACATATTTTTTTAATAAAATGAAAAGCAAAATGTTACGAAATCAAAACATTTTCGTCAGTTCGAGTGTTCCAATTTTTCATTGGAATGTATCGAGAACAAGAAAATACCTCAAAAAATTGATTCAGAATTAGAAATCTTGGATTTTTTATAAGAACTTTGCACACTTTTTTTCGGTAATTCCCGAAAGATTAAAGTTTTAAAAATGAAGAAGAAGATTGAAATTTTAGCACCAGCAAAAGATTTACTAACTGGTATTGCAGCTATTAACGCAGGTGCCGATGCTGTTTATATTGGATCACCACAATTTGGTGCTCGTTCTAATGCTCACAACTCATTAGAAGATGTTGCAGCATTAGTAGAATATGCGCATTTGTACAATGTTCAAGTTTTTGTTGTTATCAATACTATTTTATATGATAATGAATTGGAAACTTGTCGCCAATTAATTTGGAAGTTATACGATATTGGTGTTGACGCTTTAATTATTCAAGACATGGCAATTATGGAGATGGAATTACCTCCTATTGTTCTTCATGCCAGTACACAAACTAACAATAGAGATGCAGATAAAATTAAATTCTTAGCAGATGCTGGAATTAAACGTGTCGTTTTAGCTCGCGAATTGAACTTACATCAAATAAAAGAAATTAGCGAAGCAAGTGATGTAGAATTAGAATTCTTTGTTACAGGTGCATTGTGTGTTTCATTTAGTGGAAACTGTTATATGAGTGTTGCAAACGGAGAGCGTTCAGCAAACCGTGGTTCATGTGCTCAAAACTGTCGTTTACCTTATAATTTAATTGATGGTAATGGCGAAACTTTAATCAAAAACAGTCACTTACTTTCTATTAAAGATTTTGATGTTTCCAATCAAATTCCAAATTTAGTTGAAGCCGGAATTGTTTCTTTCAAAATTGAAGGTCGTTTAAAAGACATTGTTTATGTAAAAAATAATGTTTCGTACTTACGTAAAAAATTAGACGCGTTCTTAGAAGAAAATCCTGAGAAATATACAAAAGCTTCATCTGGAACTTGCACCTATACTTTTGATTCTGCTTTAGATAGAACTTTCAATCGTGGGTATACTGATTATTTTGTTAATGAAAGACATCAAGCTATTGGTTCTTGGGAAAGCCCAAAATCAAAAGGACAATACATTGGTAAACTAGTAAAAACAGTTGGTAATTCGTATGTAATTGAAAACGGAGAATTACTTAACAATGGTGATGGATTGTGTTTTATTAATGCAAACAATGAAGCGGAAGGAATTTACGTAAATAAAGTAGAAAACGGAATCGTTTATCCTAATGTTCTAAAAGAAATTAAAGACGGAACATTTATATACCGAAACAACGATGCAGCTTTCATTAAGTTGGTTGAAAGAGAAGATAGTGCTGTTCGAAAAATCAGCACCACTTTATTACTGACTGAAAACGAAACTGGTTTCGAATTAATCGCAACCGATGAAGATGGAAATGTAAGCACAACTAATTTGGTTCATC of Flavobacterium channae contains these proteins:
- a CDS encoding DUF6370 family protein; protein product: MKKLVLFFFFLSFFNGFSQEKKTEEKRIVEVSCGQCKFAMTEKKGCDLAVRIDGKSYFVEGTTIDDHGDAHADDGFCFAIRKAEVIGEIKDNKFVVTYFKLLPEKKK
- a CDS encoding peptidase U32 family protein, which produces MKKKIEILAPAKDLLTGIAAINAGADAVYIGSPQFGARSNAHNSLEDVAALVEYAHLYNVQVFVVINTILYDNELETCRQLIWKLYDIGVDALIIQDMAIMEMELPPIVLHASTQTNNRDADKIKFLADAGIKRVVLARELNLHQIKEISEASDVELEFFVTGALCVSFSGNCYMSVANGERSANRGSCAQNCRLPYNLIDGNGETLIKNSHLLSIKDFDVSNQIPNLVEAGIVSFKIEGRLKDIVYVKNNVSYLRKKLDAFLEENPEKYTKASSGTCTYTFDSALDRTFNRGYTDYFVNERHQAIGSWESPKSKGQYIGKLVKTVGNSYVIENGELLNNGDGLCFINANNEAEGIYVNKVENGIVYPNVLKEIKDGTFIYRNNDAAFIKLVEREDSAVRKISTTLLLTENETGFELIATDEDGNVSTTNLVHPKEPTKNGESLEENFKVNLAKTGFTPYNADEIDVVFSENWFLPISKINEMRRTVYEQLSEIRLKNYVRKEHQLVKTSHPYPETKLDFMYNVANKTARKFYERHGVTEIEKAFELQWDPGKSRVMTTKYCIKYELERCPKYHRENMDKKLKEPLVLKQGELEYKLKFNCKPCEMEIWEKDAEFEIEEDHIH